The Hemitrygon akajei unplaced genomic scaffold, sHemAka1.3 Scf000033, whole genome shotgun sequence genome includes a region encoding these proteins:
- the LOC140719919 gene encoding uncharacterized protein isoform X2: protein MFGGKLNWVQNIRKRFLTGKSSREDDRNTGSMVSKQGQIESNVPKECGSAAAEMEQIQPSDSGVRDTDRDSETGIIEVTAAQLGRSLNMELSSAQQGAEPEFTISDLLAEGGEYRLYQLTKFYRDRLKQAIEEKVERLSWMLTKEGHFSREENEKVTELTEKGNRTESSRLFLSLVMGKDSRALRAMWESFVTSRTELPKLDRILREIQELGPDPQKYMNIAQGLSELPTQLIV from the exons GTGGGAAATTAAATTGGGTACAGAACATACGCAAGAGGTTTTTAACAGGCAAATCATCGAGGGAAGATGATCGGAACACGGGAAGCATGGTAtcaaagcagggtcagattgagagcaatgTCCCAAAGGAATGCGGTTCGGCCGCAGCGGAAATGGAACAAATTCAGCCCAGTGACAGTGGCGTCAGAGACACTGATCGGGACTCTGAAACCGGCATAATTGAAGTGACTGCCGCTCAGCTTGGAAGATCATTGAATATGGAATTGTCAAGTGCCCAACAAGGAGCag agccagagtttacaatctccgacctcctggcagaggggggcgagtatcgactgtaccaactgacaaagttctacagggacagactcaaacaagcaattgaagaaaaggttgaaagactcagttggatgttgacaaaggagggacatttcagtagagaagaaaatgaa aaagtcactgaactgacagagaagggaaaccggacagagagttcaagactcttcctcagtttggtgatgggcaaagaCTCCCGGGCCctgagggcgatgtgggaatcctttgtgacatcgaggactgagttaccgaagttggacaggatactgagggaaatacaggagctCG gtcctgatccacagaAATACATGAACATCGCCCAAGGGTTGTCTGAATTACCCACTCAATTGATTg TGTGA
- the LOC140719919 gene encoding uncharacterized protein isoform X1, with protein MDKGGKLNWVQNIRKRFLTGKSSREDDRNTGSMVSKQGQIESNVPKECGSAAAEMEQIQPSDSGVRDTDRDSETGIIEVTAAQLGRSLNMELSSAQQGAEPEFTISDLLAEGGEYRLYQLTKFYRDRLKQAIEEKVERLSWMLTKEGHFSREENEKVTELTEKGNRTESSRLFLSLVMGKDSRALRAMWESFVTSRTELPKLDRILREIQELGPDPQKYMNIAQGLSELPTQLIV; from the exons GTGGGAAATTAAATTGGGTACAGAACATACGCAAGAGGTTTTTAACAGGCAAATCATCGAGGGAAGATGATCGGAACACGGGAAGCATGGTAtcaaagcagggtcagattgagagcaatgTCCCAAAGGAATGCGGTTCGGCCGCAGCGGAAATGGAACAAATTCAGCCCAGTGACAGTGGCGTCAGAGACACTGATCGGGACTCTGAAACCGGCATAATTGAAGTGACTGCCGCTCAGCTTGGAAGATCATTGAATATGGAATTGTCAAGTGCCCAACAAGGAGCag agccagagtttacaatctccgacctcctggcagaggggggcgagtatcgactgtaccaactgacaaagttctacagggacagactcaaacaagcaattgaagaaaaggttgaaagactcagttggatgttgacaaaggagggacatttcagtagagaagaaaatgaa aaagtcactgaactgacagagaagggaaaccggacagagagttcaagactcttcctcagtttggtgatgggcaaagaCTCCCGGGCCctgagggcgatgtgggaatcctttgtgacatcgaggactgagttaccgaagttggacaggatactgagggaaatacaggagctCG gtcctgatccacagaAATACATGAACATCGCCCAAGGGTTGTCTGAATTACCCACTCAATTGATTg TGTGA